The following are encoded in a window of Vicinamibacteria bacterium genomic DNA:
- a CDS encoding ankyrin repeat domain-containing protein has product MRKPTPCALVLALLCAPALVAQESQETDEASYELLDAIRDGQLRDVRRLIQAGANVNSISDGGMPAVSHAAMRGNTEIVQALVGAGADLERKDRAGATALMYAAQFGHNEVVAALIQAGADVNATDNIGWTPLIRSAVGRNAEATRALLEAGANANATDFFGRTAMQVAEGRDAAEVISALSGSS; this is encoded by the coding sequence GTGCGTAAGCCAACACCTTGTGCCCTCGTCTTGGCGCTGCTCTGTGCTCCGGCGCTAGTCGCCCAGGAGAGTCAGGAGACCGACGAGGCTTCTTACGAGCTTCTCGACGCGATTCGCGACGGACAGCTCAGGGACGTACGCCGTCTCATTCAGGCGGGCGCCAACGTGAACTCGATCTCTGACGGGGGCATGCCGGCGGTGAGCCACGCAGCGATGCGAGGGAACACGGAAATCGTTCAGGCGCTCGTGGGTGCAGGTGCGGACCTGGAGCGCAAGGACCGGGCGGGGGCAACCGCCCTGATGTATGCGGCTCAGTTCGGACACAATGAGGTCGTCGCCGCTCTGATCCAAGCGGGCGCGGATGTCAATGCCACCGACAACATCGGGTGGACTCCATTGATCCGCTCGGCCGTAGGGAGAAATGCCGAGGCGACGCGGGCGCTTCTCGAGGCGGGCGCGAACGCAAACGCCACCGACTTCTTCGGTCGAACGGCGATGCAAGTGGCGGAAGGTAGAGACGCCGCCGAGGTGATCTCGGCTCTGAGCGGAAGCTCTTAG